Part of the Kitasatospora sp. NBC_01266 genome, GTGCCGCGGCTCCGGCGCCAACTCCGTTGCCTCGAACCGATGCTGCGGCGTGCCACGGCCCGCCGCCCGTCCCGGGCGCAGCGGCCACCAGATGCTCCGCCCGAGGATCGCCGCCAGCGAGGGCACCAGCACGATCGACAGCAGGAAGGCGGAGAGCAGGATGCCCAGCGCCATCGAGAAGCCGATCTGCTGGGTCGACGGCGACGGGTTGACCGCGAGGGTGCCGAACGAGGCGGCCAGCACCACGCCCGCCGTCGCGATGGCCGGCGCGGTGTGCCGCACGGCGCGGGCCACCGCCGCCCGGGCCGGTCCCGGCTGCTCCATCTCCTCCCGGATCCGGTCGCTGATCAGGATGTTGTAGTCGGTGCCCAGCGCGACCACGAAGAGGAAGAGCACCAGCGGGAGGGTGAAGTCGACGCCCGGCTTGTGCATCGCGTGCTGGAACAGCAGCGCGGCGGCGCCCAGGGTGGCCGCGAAGCCGAGGCCGACGGAGAGCATCAGGACCATCGGCGCGAGCAGGCTGCGCAGCAGCATGAGCAGGATCACCGCGATCAGCGCCGCCGCCACCGGGAAGACCAGCCGCAGGTCGTGGCCCAGCGCGGTGGAGACGTCGGCGAAGATGGCCGGCGTGCCGCCGACATGCGCCACCAGGCCGGGCGGCGTGTCCTTGGCGACCGCCGCGCGCAGCGGTCCGGAGACCAGGTCGCGGGCCTGCTGGGACTGCGAGTCCGCGGTCAGGAACAGGTCGATCCTGGCCGCCTGCCCGCTGCCGCTCAGCACCGGCGCGGCCACCTGGCCGACCCCCTTGACCTGCGCGAGGTCGTGGGCGAGCGCATCGACCGCCCCGCCGCCCAGCGTGCTGCCGTCGGTGGCCTCGACGAAGACGCTGGTCGGGTCCGACACGCCGGCCGGCAGCGCCCGGGAGATCTCGGCGGCGGTGCTCTGCGCGGCGGTGCGCGGTCCGCCGCCGCTCTGGCTGTAGTCCATCGTGATCCCGGCCAGCCCGGTGGCCAGCGCACCCAGCAGGGCGAGGGAGGCGACGGCCAGGACCACGGGCCGCCGCGCCACCAGGGCGCCGAACCCGGCCGCCGCGCCCTCGCGGGGTGCGCGCTTCAGGGCGCGCGAGGGCCAGAACAGCTTGCGCCCGGCGGCGGCCAGCACCGCCGGCATCAGCGTGAGGCTGGCCAGCAGCATCACCAGGACCGAGACCGCGACGGCCGGGCCGAGCACCCGGAACTCCCCGAAGCTGGCCACCCCGAGGGTGGCGAAGGCGGCGACGATGGTCAGCGCGGCCGAGCTGACCGCGGTGCCGACCCGGCCGCTGACCTCGGCGGCGACGGCGCGGTGGTGGCGGTCGGGGTGGGCGCGCAGCTGCTCGCGGAAGCGGAACAGCATGAAGAGGAAGTAGTCGATGCCGATGCCGAGCAGCACCACGCCGATCAGGCTCGGCACGCTCGGGTCGAGCTTGATGCCGGTGAGCAGCGCGGTGCCCACCACCGCCCCGCTCGCCGCGCCGCCGATGATGGACACCGCGATCAGCGGCACCAGGGCGGCCAGCACGCTGCGGAACACCAGCACGTGGATCAGCAGGATCAGGCCGACCATGCAGCCGGAGGCGATCGCGGCGAGGTTCTTCCCGGCGTCGGTGGAGTCGACCTGGTCGGCCAGGCCGCCGGTGAAGCCGGTCCGCAGGCCGACGCCCGCGAACTCGGCCCTGGTGCTGTCCCGGAACGCCCGGAAGGTGTCCTGCAGACCCGGGTCGGCCGAGTTGCCGGTCAGGTTGGCGGAGAGCAGCTCGAAGGACCGGTCCGGCGCCACCATGCCCGGGCCGATCTGCGGGATCTGCGAGTAGTTCCGCTGCAGCGGCGGCGCGTCCTTGGTCTTGGGCATGGTGACCTTCAGCCGGCCCAGCTTCTCGGCCTCGGTGCCGATCTGCCGCTGGTCCGCGGCGGTCAGCGGCCCGCCGTCCGCCCTGGCGACCAGTACGGTCACCGGGTTGGCGTCGGACTTCATCCCGAACTGGTCCTGGGCGATCTTCATGGCGGCGGCCGAGTCGTAGCTCTTCGGCAGGAAGTCGGCGGTCTGGGTCTGGGTCACCCGGTAGGTGAACGCCTGGCTCAGGATCATCAGGGAGATCCCCAGGACCAACCAGGTGGCGATGACTTTCCAGGGATTCCTGGTGGCGAACCCGGTCAGGGCGCGGATCACAATGTCCTCCGGCGATGGGGCAGTTGCCGGGGGGCTCCCGGCTGATCTCCAGACCATCACGGCGCACCCCCCGTTCTCGTCTGAGCGCAGGACGAGAACGCCACCAGGACCGGGGTCCGGCGGGCGGCCCGGACCAGGACCCTGGTCCTGGTCCGGGATCGGGCCGCGGTCCGGGCCCACGACCCCCAGCCACCTGCGAGAATGGCTGACGGACGACGGCGGTGGCTGCCAGCCGGCGGCCGGCGGCCCGCGGCCACCGGTGGACGGAGAGGACAGGCTCGGATGACGGGATCCCCGGAGCGGATCAGGGTGTTGATCGCGGATGACCAGCCGCTGGTGCGGCGCGGCCTGGCGCTGATCATGGCCCCCGACCCGACGGTCGAGGTGGTGGCCGAGGCGGAGCACGGCGAGCAGGCGGTCGAACTCGCCCACCGGCACCGGCCCGACGTCGTGGTGATGGACATCCGGATGCCGGTCCTCGACGGCGTGCGGGCCACCGAACGGCTCGCCCGGGAGCTGCCCGAGTGCCGGGTGCTGGCGCTGAGCACCTTCGACATGGACGAATACGTGGTCGCCGCCCTGCGCGCGGGCGCCTACGGGTTCCTGCCCAAGGACATCTCCCCGGAGGAACTGCTCGCGGCGGTGCGCACCGTGCACCTCGGTGAGGCCGCCGTCGCGCCGCGCCTGCTCACCCGGCTGATCTCCACCTACGTCACCGCGCCCCGGCACCCGGGACCGCCGCTCCAGGTCCCGACCCCGGCCGAACTGACGCCCCGTGAGGTCGAGGTGTGGCGCCTGCTGGCCGGTGGCCTGGACAACGCCGAGATCGCGCGGGCGCTGGGGATCAGCGTCTCCACGGTCAAGAACTACATCACCAGCATCTTCGGCAAGTTGAACGTCCGCGACCGCGCCCAGGCGGTGATCGCGGCCTACGAGTCCGGTCTGGTCGAGGCCCGGCCGGCGAGCTCGACAGGCTGACCGGGCCCGCGACGCGTGGTCAGATCACGCCGCTGCGCAGGGCGTAGACCACGGCGTGGGTGCGGTTGCGCAGGTGGAGCCGGGTGACCACGCCGTGCACCACGCTCTTCACCGTTCGCTCGGAGTAACTGAGCTTCGCGGAGATCTGCTTGGTGCTCAATCCCTCGGCCAGCAGGCGCAGTACCTCGATCTCCCGGTCGGCCAGCCCCGCGATGTTCAGGCCGGCCGGCACCAGCGCCTTGTCCCTGATCGATCTGATATGGGCGATCAGGGCCTGCTGCACCCCCACCGAGGCCTCCCGACCCCCGGCGGCGGCCTCCTGGACGGCGCGCTTGATGTCGTCGAAACCGCTCTCCTGCCGGTTGAGGTAGCTCACCAGGCCGAGGTCGATGGCCCGCAGCATGTGGTGCTCGGGAAACTCGTGGGCGACCAGCACCATCGGCAGCATGCGGTCCGGGGTTTCGTGCTGGACCCGTTCCACCCGCGACAGCGTGTCGCTGGTCACCTCGGTCGCCAGCACCAGCAGCACATCGGCGGGATGGCGCCAGGTCCAGTAGTTGGCGGTGACGTCCTTGCACGAGGAGAGCCACCAGACGGCGCCCTCACCGGTCACCTGATCGTTGGCGAGCACTGCCACCGTGACAGATTTCACCACTTTGTCAGTCATCAACTGTCCTCCGGCCACGCGTTGGACCAAATTCCCGGCGTGGGAATTCCCCAGGAGCCCGCCGCAGTCTTCGAGTGCCCCGGCCACTGCGCCGCTCTCACTTCCCTTGTGTGTCACTCCACTATCACCTCTGACGCCCAGTCACGAAAAATGGTTCGCCTGAGCACCTGCCGCGACGATCACCGGGGTGCTTCCTCGGGATCGACGAACCCGGCACTGGTGACACGGCTTCCAGCGCCCCGGGCGTTCACCGGTGCCCGGGGCGGGCCGACCACGGAGCACCCGGACCCGCGCCAGGGGTGGACCCGAACCACCCGAAGCAGCGGCATCCGCCGGCGCCAGGCCCCCGAACAGGCCAGATGCACCGAGACCGCGCCGAGACCTCGCCGTGATCACTCCCCGGCCCCGTCGCGGTTCACGCGCCCGCTGTCCCAAGGTGCAACGCTCCCCGCCCCAAAGGGCAGCACTGCTTGCGTTACGTCAACGTTGCGGTTCATCGTGGAATCGGGCCGAACCCCGCAGGCAGCGCTAACAGCTGTGCAACAGACCCGAATTGAAACCCTTCCAGACGTACTTCGGACAGAGAGGAAGCCTGCGGTCATGACCCCCCACGGGATATCGACGGACAACGCGGCGCGACAGCAGCCGGAAAGACCACCGGGCGGCCGTTCGCCGACCGCCGCGCAGTTGATCTCCCGAATGCCGTCGCCGAACTCGCTCAGCAGAAGCAGACGTTGGCCACCCGACTGGGCTGGGCGGCCAATGTCCCGAAATAGCCTCACGGACGACGCTGCAACAACCGCCGCAATCGCCGCAACCGCCCCGGCCGCCCCCAGTAGAGGCGGCTCAAGGCGGCGGTCGGCGCGGCGCGCTCAGGAGTTGAGGATCTGACTCTTCTGCGTCTCGAACTCGGCCTCGCTCAGCAGCCCCTGAGCCTTCAGGTCACCGAGCTGCTTGATCTGGGCGATCTTGTTGTCCATCGTGTCCGCGATCGGGGCGGCCGGGGACGGCGCGGCGGCCGGTGCGGGCGCCTGGGCCTGCTCGGCGTACGCCTGCTGGGAATCCTGCTCCGCCCAGCGGCCCGCCTGCCGACGCGACACGCGGTTGGAGACGGCGGTCGCCGTCCCGGCGATCACAGCGGTGCGGGCGACCCCGCGGATGAGGCGTGGCATGTGCTTCTCCTTCCAGCGCGGCCGGACGCGTCAGCCGCGCGCCTCGGCCGCCTCGAGCGCGGCGAGGACCTCCTCGTAGGGGATCCGCCCGCCGGCCACCAGCCGGGCCCCGCCGCGCCGCAGGGCGGCGGAGAGGGGTGCGGCCCAGAGGTTCTCGTAGACGACGATGCCCGCGGAACTCCCGGGGTCGAGCGCGTGGCCGGCCTCGCCGATGTCCTCCTCGTCCAGCAGGCCCGACGACGAGCCCTCGAAGACGGCCAGGTCGAGCGCGCCGTCCCCGGTCAGGTCGGCGAGTTCCACGGCGATGACGGACCCGTCCAGTTCCTTCCTCACGAAGGTGAGGTCCAGGATCCGGATGATCCCCCGGTCGACCAGGTCGACCAGCAGCGGCAGCCCCTCACCGGTCATCCGGCTGCCGGGAAACTCCACGATGAGGTAGTCGATGGGGCCCAACTCGTCATCATCGTTGCTCACGGTCGCTCCTCTCCTCACAAAGAGCGAAGTACCACCAGCAGCCCCCATCTGCTCGCCAACGCCCTTGCTTCCGGTTTACCACCGTTGCGCCGCCGATGCCCGCCACCGCCCGCGCGGCCCGGTCCACCGCCTCGCCGCTCCGGGCCCGCGAGGACTGTCCATGTCGGTTCGCCACACCCGCCGCCGGTCAGCGGCGGTCCCTGCCCACATACCGGCCCCGCCGTACGGCTCCTAGGTTTCGGAACAACTCCCGTCCGCCATCCGTCGTCCGTACAGCGGACGCTTCCGAGGAGGATCCCGAACCATGGACCAGCACGAGCTGACGGAGCGTCAATCCGACCTGGATCCGGCCTCCCCCGAGGAGTTCCGGATACCGGTGACCGGCGGTGGGCTCGCCGTGTTGCGCTGGCCGGCCCGGCGGGCCGACGCGCCGGTGGTGCTGGCCCTGCACGGCATCACCGCCAACGCGCTGAGCTGGGCCCGGGTCGCCCACCACCTGGCCGGGCAGGTCACCCTGGTCGCACCCGACCTGCGCGGCCGGGCCGGCAGCGGCACGGTGGCCGGACCGTGGGGCCTCGACGCGCACGCGGACGACGTGGTCGCACTGCTCGACGCCCTCGGCCTGGAGCGGGCGGTGGTCGCCGGGCACTCGATGGGCGCCTTCGTGTCCGTGCTGACCGCCGCCCGCCACCCGGACCGGGTGGCCTCGCTGGTGCTGGTGGACGGCGGTCTGGGCATTCCCGCCCCGGCGGGGCTGGACGGCGACGAGTTGATCGCCGCCGTACTCGGACCGGCCATGCACCGGCTCTCGATGACCTTCGCCGACCGCGCGGCCTACCGCTCGTTCTGGCAGGCGCATCCGGCCTTCGGCGCCGCCTGGAGCCCGTGGGTCGACGCGTACATCCAGCGCGACCTGGTGGGCGAGGAGCCCGAGTTGCGCTCCTCCTGCCGGCTGGAGGCGGTCCGCGCGGATGCCCGCCAACTCTTCGCGGCGCCGATCCTCGACGCCATCCGCGAGCTCGCCTGCCCGGCCGAACTGCTCTGGGCCGACCGGGGGTTGCTGGACGAGCCGCAGGGCCTCTACGACCGGCGGCGGCTGACCGCGGCCGACCTGGACAGCACCGGGGTGGTGCCGCTGCGGGTGGCCGGGACCAACCACTACACCATCCTGATCGCCGACCCGGGCGCCGCCGTGGTCGCCCGGCGGATCACGGCCGCCGCCTACTGATCTGACGTCAGGAGCTGTAACCGCAGGGCGAGTTGCAGTTCGAGCGCGCGGTCGGGGGAGCTCCAGTCGGGTCCGAGGATGGACTCGATCCGGTCCAACCGCTGGACCACGGTGTTGACATGGATGTGCAGCTCCTCCTTCGCCCTGGTCAGGTTGGCCCCGCAGGCGAAGTAGGCGCGCAGGGTGCCGACCAGGTCGGTGCCACGCCGGGCGTCGTAGTCCAGCAGCGGACCGAGCACCCCCCGCACGAAGCCGCCGACCTCATGCCCGTCACCGAGCAGCACGCCGAGGAAGCCGAGTTCGGAGGCGGCCGAGCCCTCGCCGGTGCGGCCCAGCACGTGCATGGCGCGCAGGCAGCGCACGGCCTGCGCGTGCGCGGCGGCCAGCGCGGCCGGGCCGGCGGCGGGTCCGGCGGCGGCGACCGTGACGGGGGCGCCGGTGAGCTGGGCCAGCTGGGCGGCGGCGGTCCGGGCGGCCTCGGCGGGCCCGGTGGTGCCGTACGGCAGCAGCAGGACCTCGGTGTCACCGTGCTCGGCGCTGATCCCGCCGCGACCGAAGAGGTGCTGCAGACCGGCGGCGGACAGCTTGGCGCGGGTCTCGCCCCGGCACTGGGCGACCAGCAGCAGCTGCGGGCGGTCCAGGTCGGTGCCGAGCCGCCGACCCCGGTCGACCAGCCCGGCGGGATCCCGGTCGGGCGCGGTGAGCAGCTCGGTGAGCAGCTCACCGCGGATCCGGTTCTCGGTCTCCGCGACGGTCCGGCGCAGGAGCAGCAGCAGCGCGGTGACCACCCCGGCCCGCTCGAAGAGGCGTCGGTCGGGGTCCTCCAGCCGGGGGTGGTCGAGCAGTACCAGACTGCCCAGCAGTTCGGGCCCGGCCAGCGCCGCGCAGACCCAGTGCGGGCCCAGCGGCGTGGCGCGGCCGGTCGCCCGGGAGTCGGCCGCGGCGGCGGTGACCGCCGCCGGAGCCGGCTGCGGGCCGTGGCCCGCGTGGGCGATCCGGTGGCCGCTGGGATCGTGCACGGCGATGGGGGCGCCCAGCAGCTCGGCGACGGCCGCCGCCACATCGGCCGTCGCACCGCCGCGCAGCACCAGGTCGGTGAGCCGGTCGTGGGCCTCCTCGGCCCGCTGCACGGCGGCGGCGTGCTCGCGGATGACGCCGTTGGCCTCGGCCAGCTCGGCCAGCGCGGCCCGGGTGTCGGCCAGCGCGTGGGCGGTGTCGATGGCGATGGCGGCGTGCGCGGCCAGCGAGCAGAGCAGCGCCACCTCGTCCGGTGAGAAGGTGCGCGCCGTGCGGTCGGCGGCGAACAGCACGCCGATGACCTTGCCGCCGTCCTGACTGCTGGAGCCGAGCAGCAGCGGCACACCCAGGATGGCGACCAGGCCCTCGTCCCCGACCCCGGTGTCGATCGCCGTGGTGTGCCGGAACCGCTCGTCGGTGCGGTAGTCGGGGGTGGCGTAGGGGCGGGCCGTCTGCGCGACCAGACCGCCGAGTCCCTTGCCCAGCGGCACCCGCAGGGCCTGGAAGAGCGGGGCGACGGAGCCGTCGGTCACCCGCATGTAGGTGTCGCCGGCCCGCTCATCGGGCAGCGTCAGGTAGGCGGTGTCGGTGCCGAGCAGCAGCCTGGCGCGGCGGACGATGGAGCGCAGCACGGCGTCGAGGTCGCGCAGCGCGGCGAGGTCGCTCGCGGTGTCGAAGAGCGCGGTGAGTTCGGCCTCCCGGCGGCGGTGCTGGCGCAGCGTGCGCTGCACCCGTAGGGCGAGCCAGCCGGCCTCGTCGATCTCGGCCAGCTCGTGGGCCGGCGCACCGCCGGCCCGGGCCTCGGCCACCGCCTGGCCGATCTCCTCGGCGCCGGCTCCGTCGGCGAGCAGCTCCAGCAGGCGGCGCAGGGCTGAGGTGACGCGGTGGTCGGACATGGTGGCCGCAATCGTTTCACAGGGGGTCCGGGGACGGCAGGGGTGGCTGTCAGCCGGCAACCGGCACCGTCAGTGGGCGGTCAGTGGGCGGTCCAACCGCCGTCCAGCGGCAGGGAAGCGCCGGTGAGGTAGCCGGTGTGCGCGGAGCAGAGCCAGAGCGCGGCCTGGGCGACCTCCTCGGGCTCGATCAGCCGCTTGATCGCCGAGCGCTCCAGCATCACCCGCTCGATGACGTCCTGCGCCGCGATGCCGTGGGCCAGCGCCTGGGCGGCGATCTGGTCCTCCACCAGGGGCGTTCGGACGTAGCCCGGGTTGACGCAGTTGCTGGTCACGCCGTGCGGCGCGCCCTCCAGCGCGACCACCTTGCTGAGCCCCTCCAGGGCGTGCTTCGCGGCGACGTACGCGACCTTGAACGGGCTGGCCCGCAGGCCGTGCACCGAGGAGATGTTGACGATCCGTCCCCACTCCTGCCGGTACATGTGGGGCAGCGTGCGGCGGATGATCCGGAACGGCGCCTCGACCATCACCCGCTGGATCAGCTGGAAGCGCTCCGGCGGGAACTCGTGGACGGGGGCGACGTGCTGCAGGCCCGCGTTGTTCACCACGATGTCGGCGTCGTCCGGCAGCCCGTCCACCGCGTCCGGGTCGGCCAGGTCGACCACCAGCGCGATGCCGCCGATCTGCTCGGCCACCGCCTCGGCCGCCCGCGCCGCGCGGTCCACCACGTACACCTGGGCGCCCGCCGCCGCGAAGGCCAGCGCGCAGGCCCGGCCGATCCCGCCGGCCGCCCCGGTGACCAGCGCGGTGCGGCCGGTCAGGAAGGGCTCGGGAACCGTGGCCTGCTGGATGCTCTCCATGACCGGCCACGGTAGGCAGCGGGGCGGGCCTCTCCTATGTGGGTGACCACCACAGTGGCCGGCCTGGTCATGGGTCAACCTGCCATGCGCACGGGCTCCTCGGGTGCCGGCCGGCTCGCACCCGAGGAGCCCGCCCGGTGGCTACGGAGCCGGCTGCGGCTGGGTGACGCAGTGGATGCCGCCGCCCTGCCCGGCGCCCGCCAGCAGGCTGCGCGCCGCCTCGATCAGCCGGGCCCGGGTCTGCTCGCCCTTGGCGGAGGCCCGTGGCCGGCGCGCCGGGCCACTGTCGGCCGTCGGCCCGGCCGGCCGGGGGTCGGCGGGGTGAACTTCCTCGGAACGCGTGGCCACGGCCCCACCCTAACGACTCGCCACATCGGTGCCACGGCTGGGCTCAGCCCGGCTCCGGCGGCCCGAGCCGCGCCGAGCCCCGGTCAGGCGGCCTGCCGCCGGCGGCGACGGCTGATGCTCTCGCCCCGGAGCAGGCTGCGCAGCCGGCCGAAACGGGAGAAGCGGTCGCGGTCGGCCGCGGAGGCCCGGTCCAGCTCCTCCATCAGGCGGCGGGAGCGGTGGTCCAGGTCCAGCTCGTCCAGGATCCGGTCGATCTCGGCCAGCAGGGAGCCGTGCAGCTGCCACGCCTGGGGGTGCTCCTGGACCCGGCGCAGCAGCAGCTGGGCGACGTTGTCCCGGCTGGCCCAGGCGGCGGCGAGTTCCGAGGTGAGCCGGCTCTCGGCCTCCTCGGCGTTGCTGCTGACCTGGGTGCTCACCAGGACGGCGAAGCTCACCAGCGCGGCCCCGACGTGACTCAGCAGCTCCTCCAGCTCCAGTGCCACGTCCGGCGGGAAGAGCGGTTCGTCCGCCGCCCGCCGCTTGGCCAGGTCGGTCAGCGAGCGGGCCAGCACCCGCACCACGACCACGCAGATCTCCAGGGTGTCCAGCCCGGTGCGCAGCACCAGCCGGGAGAGCAGCCCTTCGCTGATCCGCGGGTTCAGCCGCAGGCTGTCCTCGGCCTGGCGAAGCGCGGCGTCGACGTCCGCGATCGCCTGGTCGAGGCGGCGGGCCTCGTGCAGCCGCTCGGCCGCGCGCTCCACCCGGGCCGGCACGCCCAGCTCCTCACCGATCCGCAGCAGCAGGTGGCGGGCCCGGCGGGCCAGGTCCTCGATGGACTCGCCGGCCGTGTCCACCCAGACCGGCGGGGCGAACACCAGGTTGAAGAGCAGCCCCACCACCGCGCCCACCAGGGTCTCCAGCACCCGGTCCCAGGCCTGGGACGCCAACCGGGTCACCCCGAGCACCAGCATCGCGCTGATCGCGACCTCGTTGACGAACTCGTCGACCCGCACGAATCGCCCGATGGTCAGCGAGGCCAGGATGATCAGCCCCAGGCTCCACCAGCTCAGTCCCATCACCGAGCTGAAGCCGATGGCGATCACCACCCCGACGACGACCGAGTTCACCCGGCGGATGCCGGTGGTGAGGGTGGAGTAC contains:
- a CDS encoding MMPL family transporter, giving the protein MIRALTGFATRNPWKVIATWLVLGISLMILSQAFTYRVTQTQTADFLPKSYDSAAAMKIAQDQFGMKSDANPVTVLVARADGGPLTAADQRQIGTEAEKLGRLKVTMPKTKDAPPLQRNYSQIPQIGPGMVAPDRSFELLSANLTGNSADPGLQDTFRAFRDSTRAEFAGVGLRTGFTGGLADQVDSTDAGKNLAAIASGCMVGLILLIHVLVFRSVLAALVPLIAVSIIGGAASGAVVGTALLTGIKLDPSVPSLIGVVLLGIGIDYFLFMLFRFREQLRAHPDRHHRAVAAEVSGRVGTAVSSAALTIVAAFATLGVASFGEFRVLGPAVAVSVLVMLLASLTLMPAVLAAAGRKLFWPSRALKRAPREGAAAGFGALVARRPVVLAVASLALLGALATGLAGITMDYSQSGGGPRTAAQSTAAEISRALPAGVSDPTSVFVEATDGSTLGGGAVDALAHDLAQVKGVGQVAAPVLSGSGQAARIDLFLTADSQSQQARDLVSGPLRAAVAKDTPPGLVAHVGGTPAIFADVSTALGHDLRLVFPVAAALIAVILLMLLRSLLAPMVLMLSVGLGFAATLGAAALLFQHAMHKPGVDFTLPLVLFLFVVALGTDYNILISDRIREEMEQPGPARAAVARAVRHTAPAIATAGVVLAASFGTLAVNPSPSTQQIGFSMALGILLSAFLLSIVLVPSLAAILGRSIWWPLRPGRAAGRGTPQHRFEATELAPEPRHVQDARPDAYAHHCPDTGAYPDTGAYPYTGAYPYTGATADPYWSGTTDR
- a CDS encoding response regulator transcription factor, with protein sequence MTGSPERIRVLIADDQPLVRRGLALIMAPDPTVEVVAEAEHGEQAVELAHRHRPDVVVMDIRMPVLDGVRATERLARELPECRVLALSTFDMDEYVVAALRAGAYGFLPKDISPEELLAAVRTVHLGEAAVAPRLLTRLISTYVTAPRHPGPPLQVPTPAELTPREVEVWRLLAGGLDNAEIARALGISVSTVKNYITSIFGKLNVRDRAQAVIAAYESGLVEARPASSTG
- a CDS encoding helix-turn-helix transcriptional regulator — its product is MTDKVVKSVTVAVLANDQVTGEGAVWWLSSCKDVTANYWTWRHPADVLLVLATEVTSDTLSRVERVQHETPDRMLPMVLVAHEFPEHHMLRAIDLGLVSYLNRQESGFDDIKRAVQEAAAGGREASVGVQQALIAHIRSIRDKALVPAGLNIAGLADREIEVLRLLAEGLSTKQISAKLSYSERTVKSVVHGVVTRLHLRNRTHAVVYALRSGVI
- a CDS encoding SHOCT domain-containing protein, whose translation is MPRLIRGVARTAVIAGTATAVSNRVSRRQAGRWAEQDSQQAYAEQAQAPAPAAAPSPAAPIADTMDNKIAQIKQLGDLKAQGLLSEAEFETQKSQILNS
- a CDS encoding DUF6325 family protein, producing MSNDDDELGPIDYLIVEFPGSRMTGEGLPLLVDLVDRGIIRILDLTFVRKELDGSVIAVELADLTGDGALDLAVFEGSSSGLLDEEDIGEAGHALDPGSSAGIVVYENLWAAPLSAALRRGGARLVAGGRIPYEEVLAALEAAEARG
- a CDS encoding alpha/beta fold hydrolase, producing MDQHELTERQSDLDPASPEEFRIPVTGGGLAVLRWPARRADAPVVLALHGITANALSWARVAHHLAGQVTLVAPDLRGRAGSGTVAGPWGLDAHADDVVALLDALGLERAVVAGHSMGAFVSVLTAARHPDRVASLVLVDGGLGIPAPAGLDGDELIAAVLGPAMHRLSMTFADRAAYRSFWQAHPAFGAAWSPWVDAYIQRDLVGEEPELRSSCRLEAVRADARQLFAAPILDAIRELACPAELLWADRGLLDEPQGLYDRRRLTAADLDSTGVVPLRVAGTNHYTILIADPGAAVVARRITAAAY
- a CDS encoding helix-turn-helix domain-containing protein; this translates as MSDHRVTSALRRLLELLADGAGAEEIGQAVAEARAGGAPAHELAEIDEAGWLALRVQRTLRQHRRREAELTALFDTASDLAALRDLDAVLRSIVRRARLLLGTDTAYLTLPDERAGDTYMRVTDGSVAPLFQALRVPLGKGLGGLVAQTARPYATPDYRTDERFRHTTAIDTGVGDEGLVAILGVPLLLGSSSQDGGKVIGVLFAADRTARTFSPDEVALLCSLAAHAAIAIDTAHALADTRAALAELAEANGVIREHAAAVQRAEEAHDRLTDLVLRGGATADVAAAVAELLGAPIAVHDPSGHRIAHAGHGPQPAPAAVTAAAADSRATGRATPLGPHWVCAALAGPELLGSLVLLDHPRLEDPDRRLFERAGVVTALLLLLRRTVAETENRIRGELLTELLTAPDRDPAGLVDRGRRLGTDLDRPQLLLVAQCRGETRAKLSAAGLQHLFGRGGISAEHGDTEVLLLPYGTTGPAEAARTAAAQLAQLTGAPVTVAAAGPAAGPAALAAAHAQAVRCLRAMHVLGRTGEGSAASELGFLGVLLGDGHEVGGFVRGVLGPLLDYDARRGTDLVGTLRAYFACGANLTRAKEELHIHVNTVVQRLDRIESILGPDWSSPDRALELQLALRLQLLTSDQ
- a CDS encoding 3-hydroxybutyrate dehydrogenase, with the protein product MESIQQATVPEPFLTGRTALVTGAAGGIGRACALAFAAAGAQVYVVDRAARAAEAVAEQIGGIALVVDLADPDAVDGLPDDADIVVNNAGLQHVAPVHEFPPERFQLIQRVMVEAPFRIIRRTLPHMYRQEWGRIVNISSVHGLRASPFKVAYVAAKHALEGLSKVVALEGAPHGVTSNCVNPGYVRTPLVEDQIAAQALAHGIAAQDVIERVMLERSAIKRLIEPEEVAQAALWLCSAHTGYLTGASLPLDGGWTAH
- a CDS encoding FUSC family protein yields the protein MPGVGLTEPVVGVVRRGWRDPAVVQSVRATVAATLAYVVALRVSNEPAPLTAPLTALLVVQVTLYSTLTTGIRRVNSVVVGVVIAIGFSSVMGLSWWSLGLIILASLTIGRFVRVDEFVNEVAISAMLVLGVTRLASQAWDRVLETLVGAVVGLLFNLVFAPPVWVDTAGESIEDLARRARHLLLRIGEELGVPARVERAAERLHEARRLDQAIADVDAALRQAEDSLRLNPRISEGLLSRLVLRTGLDTLEICVVVVRVLARSLTDLAKRRAADEPLFPPDVALELEELLSHVGAALVSFAVLVSTQVSSNAEEAESRLTSELAAAWASRDNVAQLLLRRVQEHPQAWQLHGSLLAEIDRILDELDLDHRSRRLMEELDRASAADRDRFSRFGRLRSLLRGESISRRRRRQAA